In Clostridia bacterium, the following proteins share a genomic window:
- a CDS encoding UbiD family decarboxylase — translation MAFTDLREFLKVLAGLPGELLEIEEPVDPEYEAAAVLGYRPRNGPAVLLRDVARYPGWRIVGNVLGTRRRVALALGVGEEDLIAEYFRRRCSAIPPKEVPTGPVKEVVITAPLDLKDYLPVPTFHEGDAGPYVTAGVCIARDKASGRYHLGIHRIQLKGGNRLGIFLANPPLATWLESRESCGERLEIAIAVGVDPAVLLAAVTRSPVGPDRPDKMSIAGSLRGEPVELVPCETVDLRVPATAELVIEGRIVPGRREKEGPFGETSGYYFTFDNPVLEVTAICHRKAPIYQAIVPGTDEAETIVGLSSVSELIHRLREALPGFCGFALIPGTCGFHGALSLKKKTKAEARQAALLALSLDPRLKQVTVVDDDVDVHSPEDVTWAAATRCRPDEDIIVLPRLPGYPIDPASDGSSTAKVIVDATKPEAETERFRRAVPHPSAVAKAEGIWKRHLQGGRNS, via the coding sequence GTGGCGTTTACCGACCTGCGGGAATTCCTAAAGGTATTGGCGGGCCTGCCCGGCGAACTGTTGGAAATCGAGGAACCGGTAGACCCCGAGTATGAGGCCGCCGCGGTGCTGGGCTACCGGCCGCGCAACGGCCCGGCGGTACTCCTCCGGGACGTGGCGCGGTACCCGGGCTGGAGAATAGTGGGGAATGTCCTGGGTACGCGTCGCCGCGTAGCGCTGGCCCTGGGCGTAGGCGAGGAAGACCTCATCGCCGAGTACTTCCGGCGCAGGTGTTCGGCGATTCCTCCGAAGGAAGTGCCCACCGGACCGGTTAAAGAGGTGGTAATAACGGCGCCTCTGGACCTCAAGGATTATCTCCCCGTACCCACCTTCCACGAGGGTGACGCCGGACCCTACGTTACCGCCGGTGTGTGCATCGCGCGGGACAAGGCGAGCGGCCGGTATCATCTCGGCATTCACCGAATTCAGCTTAAAGGCGGCAACCGGCTGGGGATCTTTCTGGCCAACCCCCCACTGGCCACCTGGCTGGAAAGCCGTGAAAGCTGCGGAGAGCGGTTGGAAATAGCCATCGCCGTGGGTGTGGACCCGGCAGTACTGCTGGCCGCCGTTACCCGCAGCCCGGTCGGTCCGGACAGACCGGACAAGATGTCCATTGCCGGAAGCCTCCGGGGCGAACCGGTGGAACTGGTGCCGTGCGAAACCGTAGATCTGCGGGTACCGGCAACGGCCGAACTGGTCATAGAAGGCAGGATTGTGCCCGGGCGCAGGGAGAAGGAGGGCCCGTTCGGGGAGACCAGCGGCTATTACTTCACCTTCGATAATCCGGTATTAGAGGTAACCGCCATATGTCACAGGAAAGCACCGATCTACCAGGCCATCGTTCCGGGTACCGATGAAGCGGAAACGATAGTAGGCCTTTCCTCGGTTTCGGAGCTCATTCACCGGCTGAGGGAAGCGCTACCCGGGTTCTGCGGTTTTGCCCTCATTCCCGGAACCTGCGGTTTTCACGGGGCATTGTCGTTGAAGAAGAAAACCAAGGCAGAGGCACGGCAGGCGGCGCTGCTGGCTCTCTCCCTGGATCCTCGGCTCAAACAGGTGACGGTAGTAGACGACGACGTAGACGTTCATTCGCCGGAAGATGTGACCTGGGCGGCGGCCACCCGGTGTCGGCCCGATGAAGATATCATCGTGTTACCCCGGCTGCCCGGCTATCCGATCGATCCCGCATCTGACGGTTCATCCACCGCCAAGGTTATCGTGGACGCCACCAAGCCCGAGGCCGAAACGGAGAGATTCAGACGGGCCGTACCCCATCCGTCGGCCGTAGCCAAGGCAGAAGGCATATGGAAACGCCACCTCCAAGGAGGCCGTAACTCATGA
- a CDS encoding UbiX family flavin prenyltransferase: MRLILGISGATGSVYGIRTLQVLSALGVETHLIMTQHAERNILIETSYTPEQVRKLACYVHDVRDVGAAPASGSFISGGMIVAPCSIKTLSAIANSYNDNLLVRAADVMLKERRKLVLVVRETPLHLGHLELMVRVVQAGAVLLPPMPAFYHQPRTIEDLIDQTVGKVLDQFGLEHNLFKRWEGADYFDAAAARITF; this comes from the coding sequence ATGAGGCTCATTCTGGGAATATCCGGTGCCACCGGAAGCGTGTACGGAATCCGGACCCTGCAGGTGCTTTCCGCCTTAGGGGTGGAGACCCACCTCATTATGACTCAGCATGCAGAGCGAAACATCCTGATTGAGACCAGCTATACTCCTGAGCAAGTCAGAAAGCTGGCCTGCTACGTCCACGATGTGCGGGACGTGGGAGCGGCCCCGGCGAGCGGTTCCTTCATATCGGGAGGGATGATAGTAGCTCCGTGTTCCATTAAGACTCTCTCCGCCATAGCCAATTCCTACAACGATAATCTCCTGGTCCGGGCGGCAGACGTGATGCTCAAGGAAAGACGGAAACTGGTACTGGTGGTGAGGGAGACTCCTCTTCACCTGGGCCACCTGGAACTGATGGTCCGGGTGGTTCAAGCCGGCGCCGTACTCCTTCCGCCCATGCCCGCCTTCTACCACCAACCGCGAACCATAGAGGACCTGATAGATCAGACGGTGGGCAAGGTACTCGACCAATTCGGTCTGGAGCATAATCTTTTCAAGCGGTGGGAAGGTGCTGACTACTTTGACGCGGCTGCCGCCCGAATTACCTTTTAA